Proteins co-encoded in one Sulfuricaulis limicola genomic window:
- the gatB gene encoding Asp-tRNA(Asn)/Glu-tRNA(Gln) amidotransferase subunit GatB: MEWETVIGLEVHAQLMTKSKAFSGAATKYGAEPNTQACAVDIALPGVLPVFNKEAARMAVKFGLAIGAAINHRSVFARKNYFYPDLPKGYQISQYELPVVAKGQITIDVDGVEKVVGITRAHLEEDAGKSLHEDFHGMTGIDLNRAGTPLLEIVSEPDMRSPKEAVAYLKKLHELVRYLEICDGNMQEGSFRCDANVSVRPKGETKFGTRAELKNINSFRFVEKAIEFEVERQIELIEGGGKVVQETRLYDSDKDVTRSMRSKEEAMDYRYFPDPDLPPLVLDQAFIDAVKTTLPELPNAKRVRFMKDYGLNAYDAGVLTSSRELADYYEQVVRESKADSKIAANWVTGELAAFLNRDNKEITASPVTVAMMSGLLKRLADNTISGKIAKEVFEAMWNGEGDADAVIEKKGLKQITDTGAIEKVIDEVIAKNPKQLEQYRAGKEALFGYFVGQVMKASQGKANPAQVNELLKKKLSS; encoded by the coding sequence ATGGAATGGGAAACCGTCATCGGTCTTGAAGTCCACGCCCAGCTCATGACAAAGAGCAAGGCGTTCTCGGGCGCAGCCACGAAATACGGCGCCGAGCCGAACACCCAGGCCTGCGCGGTGGATATTGCCCTGCCGGGCGTGCTCCCGGTGTTTAATAAAGAAGCCGCGCGCATGGCAGTGAAGTTTGGACTCGCCATCGGCGCGGCCATCAATCACCGCTCGGTGTTCGCGCGCAAGAATTATTTCTACCCCGACCTGCCCAAGGGCTACCAGATCAGCCAGTACGAACTGCCGGTCGTGGCCAAGGGCCAGATCACCATCGACGTCGATGGCGTGGAAAAGGTCGTCGGCATTACCCGCGCGCATCTGGAAGAAGACGCCGGCAAGTCGCTGCACGAGGATTTCCACGGCATGACCGGCATCGACCTCAACCGCGCCGGCACGCCGCTGCTCGAGATCGTCTCCGAGCCGGACATGCGTTCGCCCAAGGAGGCCGTGGCCTACCTGAAAAAGCTGCACGAGCTGGTGCGTTATCTCGAAATCTGCGACGGCAACATGCAGGAAGGCTCGTTCCGTTGCGACGCCAACGTCTCGGTGCGCCCGAAAGGCGAAACCAAATTCGGCACCCGCGCCGAGCTCAAGAACATCAATTCCTTCCGCTTCGTCGAGAAGGCCATTGAATTCGAGGTCGAGCGCCAGATCGAGCTGATTGAAGGTGGCGGGAAAGTGGTGCAGGAGACGCGCCTGTACGACTCCGACAAGGACGTCACGCGTTCCATGCGCAGCAAGGAAGAGGCCATGGATTACCGCTACTTCCCCGATCCCGACCTGCCGCCCCTGGTACTGGACCAGGCCTTCATCGATGCCGTCAAAACCACCCTGCCTGAATTGCCGAACGCCAAGCGTGTGCGGTTCATGAAGGATTACGGGCTCAATGCCTATGACGCCGGCGTATTAACCTCCTCTCGCGAACTGGCCGATTACTACGAGCAGGTGGTGCGCGAATCGAAGGCCGATTCCAAGATCGCCGCCAACTGGGTCACGGGCGAACTGGCAGCGTTCCTCAACCGCGACAACAAGGAAATTACCGCGTCACCGGTGACGGTGGCGATGATGTCAGGCTTGCTCAAACGCCTCGCCGACAACACCATCTCCGGCAAGATCGCGAAAGAAGTTTTCGAGGCCATGTGGAACGGCGAGGGCGATGCCGACGCCGTGATCGAAAAGAAGGGCCTGAAACAGATCACCGACACCGGCGCGATCGAGAAAGTCATTGACGAAGTGATCGCGAAAAACCCGAAGCAGCTCGAGCAGTACCGCGCCGGCAAGGAAGCGCTGTTCGGCTATTTCGTCGGCCAGGTGATGAAGGCCTCGCAGGGCAAGGCCAATCCGGCGCAGGTCAACGAACTGCTGAAGAAAAAATTATCTTCATAG
- a CDS encoding potassium transporter Kup — protein MKNNNSEAQPQKSSTAGLALLALGIVYGDIGTSPLYAVKETFGPSHGIALETANILGGLSTIFWSLMIVVTFKYVMLIMRANNKGEGGIMALLALASSAVKDQPRWRKSILALGVVGASLFYGDAVLTPAISVLSAVEGLEVGTAAFKHYVIPIAVIVLVTLFMFQRHGTAVVGAFFGPICVLWFLALGAVGIHHIVQNPVVLQAVDPLHALRFATGHGFASFVVLGAVLLAFTGAEALYADMGHFGKRAVRLAWFGLVLPALVLNYFGQGALLIANPQAIDNPFYLAYPGWALYLMIALATAATVIASQATISGAYSITRQAIQLGYLPRMNIQHTSAKEIGQIYLPAVNWILLAAVLAAVTGFGSSSRLASAYGVSVMGTMLITTLLTFFVIRFGWGFSLLLAGIATGFFFLVDLAFFSASLLKVLDGGWFPLVMGAAVFTLMVTWRRGREILLTRLRQTSVPLDTFLDSLMRHPPVRVPGTAVFLTSTQGAVPHALLHNLAHNKVLHERVIFLTVVIKDVPWVPAKERIHIKDLGNNCFQLTVDFGFKDRPDVMQALELCREHELEFQPLQTSFFLSRETVIPSIHYEGMALWRERLFSMLARNASSPVEYFNLPANRVIELGTQIEI, from the coding sequence TTGAAAAACAACAACAGCGAAGCGCAACCGCAGAAATCCTCCACCGCCGGACTCGCCTTGCTCGCCCTCGGCATCGTTTACGGCGACATCGGCACCAGCCCGCTCTATGCCGTCAAGGAAACCTTCGGCCCGAGTCACGGCATCGCGCTCGAAACCGCCAACATCCTCGGCGGGCTCTCGACCATTTTCTGGTCGCTCATGATCGTGGTCACGTTCAAATACGTGATGCTTATCATGCGCGCCAACAACAAGGGCGAGGGCGGCATCATGGCGTTGCTGGCGCTGGCCTCCTCCGCCGTCAAGGACCAGCCGCGCTGGCGCAAGTCGATCCTGGCGCTCGGCGTGGTCGGCGCGTCGCTGTTCTACGGCGATGCGGTACTGACGCCGGCGATCTCGGTGCTGTCCGCAGTCGAAGGACTCGAAGTCGGCACTGCGGCGTTCAAACACTATGTGATTCCGATTGCGGTAATCGTGCTGGTGACGCTGTTCATGTTCCAGCGCCACGGCACCGCGGTCGTGGGGGCGTTCTTCGGCCCGATCTGTGTGCTGTGGTTCCTCGCCCTCGGTGCCGTCGGAATTCACCATATCGTCCAGAATCCCGTCGTGCTCCAGGCTGTCGACCCGCTGCATGCGTTGCGCTTCGCCACCGGCCACGGCTTCGCCTCGTTCGTGGTGCTCGGCGCGGTACTGCTCGCCTTTACCGGCGCCGAGGCGTTGTATGCCGACATGGGGCATTTCGGCAAGCGCGCGGTGCGTCTGGCGTGGTTCGGTCTGGTGCTTCCGGCGCTGGTGCTCAATTATTTCGGACAGGGCGCGCTGTTGATTGCCAACCCCCAGGCCATCGACAACCCTTTCTACCTCGCTTATCCGGGCTGGGCACTGTATCTGATGATCGCGCTCGCGACCGCGGCCACCGTCATCGCCTCGCAGGCGACGATTTCAGGCGCCTACTCGATCACCCGACAGGCGATCCAGCTCGGCTACCTGCCGCGCATGAACATCCAGCACACTTCGGCGAAGGAAATCGGACAGATTTATCTGCCGGCCGTAAACTGGATCCTGCTCGCCGCCGTGCTCGCCGCCGTGACCGGGTTCGGCTCGTCCTCCCGCCTCGCCTCGGCCTACGGCGTATCCGTGATGGGCACGATGCTGATCACCACCCTCCTAACCTTTTTCGTGATCCGCTTCGGCTGGGGCTTCAGTTTGTTGCTGGCGGGCATCGCCACCGGCTTTTTCTTCCTGGTGGACCTCGCATTCTTCTCGGCCAGCCTGCTCAAGGTGCTCGACGGCGGCTGGTTTCCGCTGGTCATGGGTGCGGCGGTTTTCACCCTCATGGTGACCTGGCGGCGCGGGCGTGAAATCCTGCTGACGCGCCTGCGACAGACCTCGGTGCCGCTGGACACGTTTCTGGATTCGCTGATGCGCCACCCGCCTGTGCGCGTGCCCGGCACGGCGGTGTTCCTGACCTCAACCCAGGGAGCGGTGCCACACGCGCTGCTGCACAACCTCGCGCACAACAAGGTGCTGCACGAGCGCGTGATCTTCCTAACGGTGGTCATCAAGGACGTACCGTGGGTGCCGGCGAAGGAGCGCATTCACATCAAGGACCTGGGCAACAACTGCTTCCAGCTCACCGTTGATTTCGGCTTCAAGGACCGGCCCGACGTCATGCAGGCACTGGAACTGTGCCGCGAGCACGAGCTGGAATTCCAGCCGCTCCAGACCTCGTTCTTCCTCAGCCGCGAGACCGTGATCCCGAGTATCCACTACGAAGGCATGGCGTTGTGGCGCGAGCGCCTGTTCTCCATGCTGGCGCGCAACGCCAGCAGCCCGGTGGAATACTTCAACCTGCCCGCGAACCGGGTGATTGAACTGGGGACGCAGATCGAAATCTGA
- a CDS encoding transporter: MKSKILSACALISFIGLFTALAAHASCGAAFCTLNTHWESQGAWTGTGMRLDLRYEYIDLDQPLAGRERVPVGALPRHHDETRTLNRNLVATLDYSISADWGVSVTAPWVDRRHWHIHNHHGAQLPESWDISELGDMRVTARHGLASDGESLNTHGVILGLKLPTGKTDVVNDDGDPAERTLQPGSGTTDAIIGMYLNGPLNFGTQIASGFLQAQVQYPLNARDDFRPGNQYLFDLGMSYPLSPAWSGLMQLNTQIKDRDRGGEAEPLDSGGSFVWLSPGLSYTLSRAARIYGFVQLPLYQRVNGLQLTPGWTAAAGASWRF, translated from the coding sequence GTGAAAAGCAAAATCCTGTCAGCTTGTGCGCTGATATCTTTTATTGGTCTGTTCACCGCACTGGCAGCACATGCCAGTTGTGGCGCCGCCTTCTGCACCCTGAACACGCATTGGGAAAGTCAGGGCGCGTGGACCGGAACCGGCATGCGGCTGGACCTGCGCTATGAATACATCGATCTCGACCAGCCGTTGGCCGGGCGTGAACGGGTGCCGGTCGGCGCGCTGCCGCGTCATCACGATGAAACCCGGACGCTCAACCGCAATCTGGTTGCCACGCTGGATTACAGCATCAGCGCCGATTGGGGCGTCTCCGTCACAGCGCCGTGGGTGGATCGCCGGCACTGGCACATCCACAACCATCACGGCGCGCAGCTGCCCGAGAGCTGGGACATATCCGAACTCGGCGACATGCGCGTCACCGCGCGGCACGGGCTCGCGAGCGACGGCGAGTCACTCAACACCCACGGCGTGATTCTCGGACTGAAACTGCCGACAGGAAAAACCGACGTCGTCAATGACGACGGCGATCCCGCCGAGCGCACGCTGCAACCCGGCAGCGGCACCACCGATGCGATTATCGGAATGTACCTCAACGGCCCGCTGAATTTCGGAACGCAAATCGCCAGCGGATTCCTGCAGGCGCAGGTTCAATATCCGCTCAACGCCCGCGATGACTTCCGTCCGGGCAATCAATACCTGTTTGACCTGGGCATGAGCTATCCCCTGTCGCCTGCCTGGAGCGGACTGATGCAGCTCAATACGCAGATCAAGGATCGCGACCGCGGCGGCGAGGCCGAGCCATTGGACAGCGGTGGAAGCTTCGTGTGGCTGAGCCCGGGCCTGAGTTATACCCTGAGCCGCGCCGCCAGGATCTACGGTTTCGTGCAATTGCCGCTGTACCAGCGCGTCAACGGCCTTCAGCTCACGCCCGGATGGACGGCGGCCGCCGGCGCGAGCTGGCGGTTCTGA